A genome region from Euryarchaeota archaeon includes the following:
- the argB gene encoding acetylglutamate kinase, with amino-acid sequence MSQQHGGSVVSQHASSLPRRGAAPSNGRRVTLVKLGGHAMEDASSRTRLLQDLVRLIDLGLSPVIVHGAGPQIDAALKRQGIEPRFVNGLRVTDDATLAVVEATLAAVGKSLVGELERSFARSVSISGRDGHTFNAVKKGMDTPRALSGGEADLGLVGEIKSVDVRLVECLLAAGFIPVISPISSDGAGGRLNVNADEAAAALAVALKAESLILMTDVAGVKDAAGHVLTSLSADEADALLKSGVANGGMVPKLTSAIAVVEAGVGRVVITGGTRPDPLTGALSGKNAGTTVIGRWGT; translated from the coding sequence ATGTCGCAACAACATGGTGGAAGCGTCGTGTCGCAACACGCATCGTCGCTCCCCCGACGCGGGGCCGCGCCTTCCAACGGCCGCCGGGTCACGCTTGTGAAGCTCGGCGGCCACGCGATGGAGGACGCCTCATCGAGGACAAGATTGCTCCAGGACCTGGTGCGCCTCATCGACTTAGGACTAAGCCCCGTGATAGTCCACGGCGCCGGCCCCCAGATCGACGCAGCCCTCAAAAGACAAGGGATCGAGCCGCGGTTCGTGAACGGCTTGCGGGTAACCGACGACGCCACCCTTGCGGTGGTGGAGGCCACCCTCGCCGCCGTGGGCAAATCGCTCGTCGGGGAATTGGAACGATCTTTCGCGAGAAGCGTTTCGATCTCCGGGCGCGACGGCCATACTTTCAACGCCGTGAAGAAGGGGATGGACACCCCCCGGGCCCTATCGGGGGGAGAGGCGGACCTTGGCCTCGTGGGCGAGATCAAGTCGGTGGACGTAAGGCTGGTCGAATGCCTCCTTGCCGCAGGGTTCATCCCGGTCATCTCCCCGATTTCGAGCGACGGCGCGGGCGGGCGCCTCAACGTGAACGCCGACGAGGCCGCCGCGGCGCTCGCCGTCGCCTTGAAAGCAGAGAGTCTCATACTCATGACGGACGTCGCGGGCGTCAAAGACGCGGCCGGCCACGTCCTGACTTCGTTGTCTGCCGATGAGGCGGACGCTCTTTTGAAATCAGGGGTCGCCAATGGCGGCATGGTCCCCAAACTCACCTCGGCCATCGCGGTGGTCGAGGCGGGGGTCGGCAGGGTGGTGATCACGGGAGGGACGCGACCCGATCCCCTCACCGGCGCCCTCTCGGGGAAAAACGCTGGAACGACCGTCATCGGAAGGTGGGGCACATGA
- a CDS encoding acetylornithine transaminase translates to MNFDYARFWDETMMKNYATPGVFIERGSGCRVWDTAGKEYLDFLAGLAVASTGHSHPMVAEAVAKQAKELIHTSNLYGNVPQLRLAHRLIGLIGPGKILFVNSGTEANEAAIKLARSFGHRKGVEAPEIIAFENSFHGRTLGSLAATGQPKYQERFGPLPSGFKFARFNDLASVTAQIADETVAIMVEPVQGEAGVYPARQEFMRGLRDLCDKRDILLILDEVQTGIGRTGNMFAFQRFGIRPDIVTMAKGLASGIPIGAVHATDEVAATFKPGDHGCTFGGNPLSTAAALATLDVIEEEGLVENAKALGEYMFEELEIALGGHVSEIRGMGLLCGVELASPEAKAVRKRAEESGLLVGSIGESVLRLAPPLIVTKGEVDEAVEKLRTALRPRLAPRREKAHAALTH, encoded by the coding sequence ATGAACTTCGACTACGCCCGTTTTTGGGACGAGACCATGATGAAGAACTATGCCACGCCCGGCGTCTTCATCGAGCGCGGCTCGGGATGCCGCGTATGGGACACGGCGGGCAAGGAGTATCTGGACTTCCTCGCCGGTCTCGCAGTCGCAAGCACCGGTCACTCGCACCCAATGGTGGCCGAGGCGGTCGCCAAACAGGCGAAGGAACTCATCCACACAAGCAACCTCTACGGCAACGTGCCGCAACTGCGGCTCGCCCATAGGCTGATCGGCCTCATCGGACCCGGAAAGATCCTCTTCGTGAACAGCGGCACCGAGGCGAACGAAGCGGCAATCAAGCTGGCGCGTTCATTCGGCCACCGCAAAGGTGTCGAGGCACCCGAGATAATCGCGTTCGAGAACTCGTTCCATGGAAGGACACTCGGCAGCCTCGCGGCCACCGGGCAACCCAAGTACCAGGAGCGATTCGGGCCGCTTCCTTCAGGGTTCAAGTTCGCCCGATTCAATGATCTCGCATCCGTAACTGCCCAAATCGCCGACGAGACGGTCGCGATCATGGTGGAACCCGTCCAGGGCGAGGCCGGCGTCTACCCGGCGCGCCAGGAGTTCATGAGAGGATTGAGGGACCTCTGCGACAAACGCGACATCCTGCTCATCCTCGACGAGGTCCAGACGGGAATAGGTCGCACGGGAAACATGTTCGCGTTCCAACGGTTCGGCATCCGGCCGGACATCGTCACTATGGCAAAGGGCCTTGCGAGCGGAATCCCGATAGGCGCTGTACACGCGACTGACGAGGTGGCGGCCACCTTCAAGCCCGGCGATCACGGATGCACTTTCGGCGGGAACCCCCTTTCGACGGCTGCGGCCCTGGCAACGCTCGACGTCATCGAGGAGGAGGGGCTCGTCGAGAACGCGAAGGCGCTCGGCGAGTACATGTTCGAGGAGTTGGAGATCGCGCTTGGAGGGCACGTGTCCGAGATCCGCGGCATGGGCCTTCTTTGCGGAGTGGAACTCGCAAGTCCGGAAGCGAAGGCGGTTCGAAAGAGGGCGGAAGAGAGCGGTCTTCTCGTCGGAAGCATCGGTGAATCGGTATTACGCCTTGCCCCACCGCTCATCGTGACCAAGGGCGAAGTTGACGAAGCGGTCGAGAAACTGCGGACCGCGCTGCGGCCTCGCCTGGCTCCCCGTCGCGAAAAAGCCCACGCCGCGCTTACCCATTGA
- a CDS encoding ACT domain-containing protein: MARKRTGEGKPSVAQVVREYIDRHPSIKDSMKLQIINLSALARKIMDEEGVKSEEAALIACRRYELDPREGISEEKILKVLARSKIEIRTKVAIITAKPSWHIFAKLEKAMNALRGRNHSLHVIQGTGSLTIITDGAVSAEIEEILGEDEIIKTQKNLVELIVTSPDVIEEVPGIMAYLSSALASRGINFIEVISCYKDTMFVIGEKDMVAAFETLNKMTGTA; this comes from the coding sequence GTGGCCCGCAAGAGGACCGGCGAAGGAAAGCCCTCCGTGGCACAGGTCGTCCGCGAGTACATCGACAGGCACCCCTCCATCAAGGACTCGATGAAACTCCAGATCATCAACCTCTCGGCGCTTGCGCGGAAGATAATGGACGAAGAAGGGGTCAAGTCCGAGGAAGCCGCGCTCATCGCCTGCCGCAGGTACGAACTCGACCCGCGCGAGGGGATAAGCGAGGAGAAGATCCTGAAAGTCCTGGCCCGCTCCAAGATCGAGATCCGCACCAAGGTCGCGATAATCACGGCCAAACCCAGCTGGCACATCTTCGCGAAGCTCGAAAAAGCGATGAACGCGCTTAGGGGCCGTAACCACAGCCTCCACGTGATCCAAGGGACTGGTAGCCTCACCATCATCACTGACGGCGCGGTCTCGGCTGAGATCGAGGAGATCCTCGGCGAGGACGAGATAATCAAGACGCAGAAGAACCTCGTCGAACTCATCGTGACAAGCCCCGACGTCATAGAGGAGGTTCCGGGCATCATGGCCTACCTCTCGTCGGCCCTCGCAAGCCGCGGCATCAACTTCATCGAGGTCATAAGCTGCTACAAGGACACGATGTTCGTCATAGGCGAGAAGGACATGGTGGCCGCCTTCGAGACGTTGAACAAGATGACGGGGACGGCATAG
- a CDS encoding argininosuccinate synthase — MAKKVVLAYSGGLDTSVAIRWLKETHGLDVVTLTLDIGQPTAGLDDAVSRAKKIGAVQTIVVDARDEFIREFIWPAVKANALYEGIYPLATALGRPLIAKKLVEAAHSENADFVSHGCTAKGNDQVRIEVGVRSLDPAIKVIAPMREWVYTRAEAVDYAKKHGIVVPVKKESPYSIDENIYGRSVESGLLEDPNAEPREDAYAWTKSPTAAPDEPATVTIGFEHGVPVSLNGMPMSGIELIGKLNSIGGENGVGRIDHVENRLVGIKSREVYEAPAALILVKAHKDLETITITKDVAHFKSGLEQKFAELTYNGLWYSPLMKAIAAFVDETQKNVTGAVTLKLFKGSATVIGKESPHSLYDVKLATYGTGDAFDHTSAKGFIDVWGLPSRVAAAVDRKSHTSGPDPKKETLRVAEGQQGVRR; from the coding sequence ATGGCGAAGAAGGTCGTGCTTGCGTACTCAGGCGGGTTGGATACGAGCGTCGCTATCCGCTGGCTCAAGGAGACCCACGGGCTTGACGTGGTCACGCTCACGCTCGACATCGGCCAGCCTACCGCCGGCCTCGACGATGCCGTGTCCAGGGCGAAGAAGATCGGCGCCGTCCAGACGATCGTGGTCGACGCCCGCGACGAGTTCATCCGGGAGTTCATCTGGCCGGCGGTCAAAGCCAACGCGCTCTACGAGGGGATCTACCCCCTTGCCACCGCCCTAGGGCGCCCGCTCATCGCCAAGAAACTGGTGGAGGCGGCCCACTCGGAGAACGCCGACTTCGTAAGCCACGGTTGTACGGCCAAAGGCAACGACCAGGTACGGATCGAGGTGGGCGTGCGTTCCCTGGACCCCGCGATAAAGGTCATCGCGCCGATGCGCGAATGGGTATACACCCGGGCCGAGGCGGTGGATTATGCCAAGAAACACGGGATCGTCGTCCCCGTGAAGAAGGAAAGCCCGTACTCCATCGACGAGAACATCTACGGCCGCTCCGTCGAATCAGGCCTCCTGGAGGACCCGAACGCGGAGCCGCGGGAAGACGCCTACGCGTGGACGAAGTCGCCGACGGCGGCCCCCGACGAACCGGCGACCGTCACGATCGGTTTCGAGCACGGTGTGCCGGTGAGCCTCAACGGGATGCCGATGTCGGGGATCGAACTCATAGGCAAACTCAATTCGATCGGCGGAGAGAATGGGGTGGGCCGCATCGACCACGTGGAGAACCGGCTCGTCGGCATCAAGAGCCGCGAGGTCTATGAGGCGCCGGCCGCCCTCATCCTCGTGAAGGCGCACAAGGACCTCGAGACGATCACGATCACCAAAGACGTCGCGCACTTCAAGAGCGGCCTCGAACAGAAGTTCGCGGAACTCACGTACAACGGCCTTTGGTACTCGCCCCTGATGAAGGCCATCGCGGCGTTCGTTGACGAAACGCAGAAGAACGTGACCGGGGCCGTGACCCTGAAGCTCTTCAAAGGAAGCGCGACCGTCATCGGCAAGGAGAGTCCGCACTCGCTTTACGATGTGAAGCTCGCCACCTACGGGACGGGCGACGCGTTCGACCATACGAGCGCCAAGGGGTTCATCGACGTGTGGGGCCTTCCCTCGCGAGTCGCCGCGGCAGTAGATCGCAAGAGCCATACTAGCGGACCCGACCCCAAGAAAGAGACTCTACGCGTCGCCGAAGGGCAACAAGGCGTCCGACGGTAA
- the argH gene encoding argininosuccinate lyase: protein MERFTSSIVVDARFVREDVMGSIVHAKMLGKAGVLSPAESRRLVAALRRVWRLHRDGRFVLDDSMEDVHMGVESLVTRFAGRAGEKLHSGRSRNDQVALDLRLYARLRAAEAAKATADLANAVLSVADRNRRTVMPGYTHMQPAQPVTLAHHLLAHAARFLRDSERFLHLRSTLNHSPLGAGALAGTHLPIDRSRTALALGFEAPVDSTMDAVSDRAYLAELVFACALHMIHLSSLAEELIIWSGPGFGFVRLPETHTTGSSIMPQKRNPDVCELIRAKAAVVSQQSGAVLGVLKGLPQAYNRDLQELKPLLTESLTTTCLSAALMAEMVSGASFDRVRLKQALDAGFLEATDVAEALVLRGVPFRRAHHVTGRAVRLADAKGHRLTELDPKEAASIYEELPVVLEGLKRARGATLRNTAGGPHPEATQRTLKRLRSRCAAAQQKARFFLRSERRIEQRVLRP, encoded by the coding sequence GTGGAGCGGTTCACGTCATCGATCGTGGTCGATGCGAGGTTCGTGAGGGAGGACGTCATGGGCTCCATCGTCCACGCGAAGATGCTTGGAAAAGCGGGCGTCCTTTCGCCGGCTGAATCAAGGCGCCTTGTCGCGGCCTTGCGGCGCGTCTGGCGGCTTCACCGTGACGGCCGATTCGTACTGGACGATTCGATGGAAGATGTCCATATGGGGGTTGAATCGCTGGTGACGCGGTTTGCCGGCCGCGCGGGCGAGAAGCTCCATTCGGGCCGCTCGCGTAACGACCAGGTCGCCCTCGACTTGCGCCTCTACGCGCGCCTACGCGCCGCCGAGGCGGCCAAAGCCACCGCCGACCTCGCAAACGCCGTATTGTCCGTCGCGGATCGCAACCGGCGCACGGTGATGCCCGGTTACACGCACATGCAGCCCGCGCAGCCCGTGACCCTCGCGCATCACCTTCTCGCCCACGCGGCGAGGTTCCTTCGCGACAGCGAAAGGTTCCTCCACCTGCGCTCGACTTTGAACCATTCGCCGTTGGGCGCGGGCGCCCTCGCGGGGACGCACCTTCCCATCGACCGATCGCGAACGGCCCTGGCACTCGGGTTCGAGGCACCCGTGGATTCGACGATGGATGCGGTCTCGGACCGGGCCTATCTTGCCGAACTGGTCTTCGCCTGCGCGCTCCACATGATCCACCTCTCGTCGCTCGCGGAGGAACTCATAATCTGGTCAGGCCCGGGGTTCGGCTTTGTCCGACTTCCTGAAACGCATACGACGGGCTCCAGCATAATGCCGCAGAAGCGCAATCCCGACGTGTGCGAGCTCATCCGGGCCAAGGCTGCCGTCGTTTCCCAACAATCGGGCGCCGTCTTGGGTGTCTTGAAGGGCCTCCCCCAGGCGTACAACCGCGACCTCCAGGAGTTAAAACCTCTCCTGACGGAGTCGTTGACGACGACCTGCCTCTCAGCGGCCTTGATGGCGGAGATGGTCTCGGGGGCCAGCTTCGACCGGGTCCGGTTGAAGCAAGCCCTCGACGCCGGTTTCCTCGAGGCGACCGACGTGGCGGAGGCGTTGGTGCTTCGGGGCGTCCCGTTCCGTAGAGCTCATCATGTCACGGGTCGCGCGGTGAGGCTAGCGGATGCGAAAGGCCACCGGCTCACAGAATTGGATCCTAAGGAGGCGGCGAGTATCTATGAGGAACTTCCCGTCGTCCTCGAGGGGTTGAAACGCGCCAGGGGAGCGACGCTACGAAATACCGCCGGCGGGCCCCATCCGGAGGCGACGCAGCGGACCCTCAAGCGCCTCCGCTCGCGTTGCGCGGCAGCGCAACAGAAGGCCCGCTTTTTCCTTCGGAGCGAACGCCGGATCGAACAGCGCGTCCTGCGACCGTGA
- a CDS encoding peptidylprolyl isomerase, with protein MVFSTPLGSFKAEIFQEQVPITASNFLNLARSGLYNGTLFHRVIKGFVIQGGDPLSKDGDPSNDGFGGSGTEIPDEFHPDLFHDQEGVLSMANSGPDTGSSQFFVTLAPAPQLDDRHSVFGRVCSGLDIVRRIGNLTTDPATQRPKSPPAMNLTVSFPGAPTGYVVKRELSSRPYVDEAIRGGSHRVNVSGVNETDIRYCAPRGENDTTLCPRAMRWPIAVKNTGNVRTVANVTIDFPEGFFTFVAEDNVGDPGGPPVESLTNTSTISFEVPAGQLHTIIVQAFADLRNITEGYYTATVTVTAREDPAVTGRIPLPFQLGGLGAALDQRSRVAFDYVIYLPNGLLVDTSIERIAKDTAIPKFTQGFQLRDSYSAVAMSIDGQTPVPQIYAPIAANIAGFLVNETAVYQLEAIDAYGIFKPQRPEVMQGLRVAFVVIIREKLVESGP; from the coding sequence GTGGTCTTCTCGACGCCCCTTGGCAGCTTCAAAGCGGAGATCTTCCAGGAACAGGTGCCCATCACCGCCTCGAATTTCCTTAACCTTGCGCGTTCCGGCCTGTACAATGGGACCCTTTTCCACCGCGTGATCAAGGGTTTCGTGATCCAAGGCGGGGATCCCTTGAGCAAAGACGGCGACCCATCGAACGACGGCTTCGGGGGTTCAGGCACCGAGATCCCGGACGAGTTCCATCCCGACCTTTTCCACGACCAGGAAGGTGTCCTTTCGATGGCGAACTCCGGCCCCGACACGGGTTCGAGCCAGTTCTTCGTGACCCTCGCTCCCGCGCCGCAACTCGACGACCGTCACTCGGTCTTCGGGCGCGTCTGCAGCGGCCTCGACATCGTCCGGCGGATCGGCAACCTCACCACCGACCCTGCGACCCAACGCCCGAAGTCCCCACCCGCGATGAATCTTACAGTGAGCTTTCCGGGAGCGCCGACCGGCTACGTCGTGAAGCGCGAACTCTCGTCGCGGCCATACGTTGACGAGGCCATCCGGGGCGGAAGCCACAGGGTGAACGTAAGCGGCGTCAACGAGACGGATATCCGCTATTGCGCTCCACGCGGCGAGAACGACACGACCCTTTGTCCTCGGGCTATGCGGTGGCCTATCGCCGTGAAGAACACGGGGAACGTGAGGACCGTGGCGAACGTGACCATCGACTTCCCGGAGGGGTTTTTCACCTTCGTGGCCGAAGACAACGTGGGTGACCCCGGCGGGCCCCCGGTGGAGAGTCTTACGAACACATCCACGATTTCCTTCGAGGTCCCCGCCGGGCAACTCCACACCATCATCGTCCAGGCCTTCGCGGACCTACGTAACATCACCGAAGGGTACTATACGGCGACCGTGACGGTGACCGCACGGGAAGACCCGGCCGTTACCGGCCGCATACCGCTCCCGTTCCAACTTGGTGGATTGGGCGCCGCCCTCGACCAGCGCTCGCGCGTCGCTTTTGACTACGTGATCTACCTTCCGAATGGGCTCTTGGTGGACACGTCGATCGAGAGGATCGCGAAGGATACGGCGATCCCCAAGTTCACCCAGGGGTTCCAGTTGAGGGATTCGTACTCGGCCGTCGCCATGAGTATCGACGGCCAGACGCCTGTCCCGCAGATCTACGCGCCCATCGCCGCCAACATCGCGGGTTTCCTCGTGAACGAGACCGCCGTATACCAGTTGGAGGCCATCGACGCCTATGGGATCTTCAAGCCACAGCGCCCCGAGGTGATGCAGGGGCTGCGAGTGGCTTTCGTCGTGATAATACGGGAAAAACTGGTGGAATCCGGGCCGTGA
- a CDS encoding MBL fold metallo-hydrolase, whose product MAQATLTFFGGVDEIGGNKFLLDTGRTRVFLDFGMSFGREKDYFSEFLQPRALNGVGDYWALNILPRIPGIYRNDYLSHQGLPKEERGLDGVIVTHAHMDHIGDIHFLREDVPIVASDASFGIMKALEEVGSGDEYLNFKPAFRVGLGKSGKTIRQKDVATIPRPTLTFGVNEQAIGDVKVRGTPEDHSLPGAHGIFVDAATTRITYTGDFRFHGRHGGKSMAFVDAARAFEPDYLLIEGTRVTDDAGTSEGEVAAEIAGTIRSTPKLVIANWPVRDTDRLLSFYDAAKSAGRKLCVSSKQAFVLQELRAAGETELPSLDDPHLRIYIRRKGWGLWGRAGIPQELALQDYDTLERTFATHRNAIMAEGVRDRPEDYVVRLDFFELAELIDLQPPPGSVYIRSVTEPFDEEMKIDKERTENWLKHFGLFPYVQRHASGHASGPELWNAIKAIEPRTVVPIHTERHDLFVKNLEPLGIKVARPQNALLGGKPMEL is encoded by the coding sequence ATGGCGCAAGCGACCCTGACCTTCTTCGGCGGGGTAGACGAGATCGGAGGGAACAAGTTCCTCCTCGACACCGGGAGGACGCGCGTCTTCCTCGATTTCGGGATGTCTTTCGGGCGCGAGAAGGATTACTTCAGCGAGTTCCTGCAGCCGCGCGCGCTGAACGGCGTCGGCGATTATTGGGCCTTGAACATCCTTCCACGGATACCGGGCATATACCGCAACGACTACCTCTCCCACCAAGGCCTGCCAAAGGAGGAGCGCGGCCTCGACGGCGTGATCGTCACGCACGCTCATATGGACCACATCGGCGACATCCATTTCCTGCGAGAGGACGTGCCCATCGTCGCAAGCGACGCGTCGTTTGGCATCATGAAAGCACTCGAAGAGGTGGGAAGCGGCGACGAGTACCTGAACTTCAAGCCGGCTTTCAGGGTGGGCTTAGGAAAGAGCGGAAAGACCATTCGCCAAAAGGATGTCGCCACGATCCCGCGCCCGACGCTCACTTTCGGCGTCAATGAGCAGGCCATCGGCGACGTGAAGGTGCGCGGGACGCCCGAAGACCATTCATTGCCCGGGGCGCACGGGATATTCGTGGATGCGGCGACGACTCGAATCACCTACACGGGCGATTTCCGGTTCCACGGGAGGCATGGCGGAAAATCGATGGCGTTCGTCGACGCTGCCCGTGCGTTTGAACCGGATTACCTGCTCATCGAGGGAACCCGCGTCACCGACGATGCGGGCACATCCGAGGGCGAGGTCGCCGCGGAGATCGCGGGGACGATCCGTTCGACGCCCAAGTTGGTGATCGCCAACTGGCCCGTGCGAGACACCGACCGCCTCCTGAGCTTCTACGACGCGGCCAAGAGCGCCGGGCGTAAGCTCTGCGTGAGCAGCAAGCAGGCCTTCGTCCTACAAGAGCTTCGGGCCGCCGGTGAGACCGAACTCCCCTCCCTCGACGACCCGCATCTACGCATCTACATTCGCAGGAAAGGGTGGGGACTCTGGGGACGGGCAGGGATTCCACAGGAGCTTGCGCTCCAAGATTACGACACCCTGGAACGCACCTTCGCGACACATAGGAACGCGATAATGGCCGAAGGGGTCCGCGATAGGCCCGAGGATTATGTGGTGCGGCTTGATTTCTTCGAGCTCGCCGAACTCATAGACCTGCAACCGCCGCCAGGGTCCGTCTACATCCGCTCGGTCACCGAACCCTTCGACGAGGAGATGAAGATCGACAAGGAGCGCACCGAGAACTGGCTCAAGCACTTCGGCCTCTTCCCTTACGTCCAAAGGCACGCTTCGGGCCACGCTTCGGGCCCGGAGCTTTGGAACGCGATAAAGGCGATCGAGCCTCGGACCGTAGTGCCTATACACACCGAGCGCCATGACCTGTTCGTGAAGAACCTCGAACCACTAGGGATAAAGGTCGCCCGACCGCAAAACGCGCTTCTCGGCGGAAAACCGATGGAGTTGTAG
- a CDS encoding right-handed parallel beta-helix repeat-containing protein has protein sequence MLLTASLPLDVVKAHLPGDDCDVRPGMSIQSNIDASPLNARLVICAGIYAESLFINKNGLTLDAPSGAVLDGAILSGTRYGVRIANGVTGFTLLGLEIRNFDDLLRTDDPSSGIVALGASTDVRLSRVNVHDNAWTGVLFANGTGTRWTIENSTFANHRLAHVFAQDAKDVEIRNNTLIGSQHSMIVLRGKQGSISNNVVTGTGTTGILVGPSFNQAKWSQGLKIHNNTLTGNRTHGVWALGLQDGIIRDNVVNVTGAAMTLGGNPEDIVILKNAGAPIVETKETKAARKTFKNGLAPDYRLQTWDLAVISCEWFVCALGAHPVGLDNSRVRIFRAVFST, from the coding sequence TTGCTCTTGACTGCGAGCCTGCCGCTCGACGTCGTCAAGGCGCATCTTCCCGGTGACGATTGCGACGTGCGCCCGGGGATGAGTATCCAATCCAACATTGACGCTTCGCCTCTGAACGCCCGCCTCGTCATTTGCGCAGGAATTTACGCGGAATCGCTTTTCATCAACAAGAACGGCCTGACGCTTGACGCCCCCTCGGGCGCTGTCCTTGACGGGGCGATCCTGAGTGGCACGAGGTACGGCGTCCGGATCGCGAACGGCGTCACCGGTTTCACGCTCCTCGGCTTAGAGATCAGGAATTTCGACGACCTCCTCCGCACGGACGATCCCTCAAGCGGCATCGTGGCGCTCGGAGCGAGTACGGATGTGAGGCTTTCCCGCGTGAACGTGCACGACAACGCGTGGACGGGAGTCCTTTTCGCGAACGGGACCGGCACCCGCTGGACGATCGAGAACAGCACGTTCGCGAACCACCGGCTCGCGCACGTTTTCGCGCAGGATGCGAAGGACGTCGAGATACGGAACAACACGTTGATCGGGAGTCAACACTCGATGATCGTGCTTCGCGGGAAACAGGGCTCGATCTCAAATAACGTCGTGACGGGAACAGGGACCACTGGCATCCTCGTCGGGCCGAGTTTCAACCAAGCCAAATGGTCTCAAGGTTTGAAGATCCACAACAATACTCTCACTGGAAACCGTACTCACGGCGTTTGGGCCTTGGGTCTTCAGGATGGGATCATTCGCGACAACGTGGTGAACGTGACGGGGGCCGCGATGACCCTTGGGGGAAACCCAGAGGACATAGTCATCCTGAAAAACGCCGGAGCCCCGATCGTGGAGACCAAGGAAACCAAGGCCGCGCGAAAGACTTTCAAGAATGGATTGGCCCCCGATTACCGGCTCCAGACGTGGGATCTCGCCGTGATCTCCTGCGAGTGGTTCGTTTGCGCGCTTGGTGCGCACCCCGTTGGTTTGGACAACTCTCGCGTCCGAATATTTAGAGCCGTCTTCTCCACGTGA
- a CDS encoding proteasome assembly chaperone family protein, whose product MKDVEITQFSKPKVRNPILIEGLPGVGNVGKLAADHLISELKAKKFAEITSKYFPPQVLVQPDGTIRLVNNELYYYTAKGAARNDLIILIGDYQGLTADGQYALADAILSYLGQWGVKELYTLGGYGTGRTQEKPRVLGAATSKELVKQMKKYEVVFRKNEPGGGIVGASGLLLGMGMQRGLDGVCLMGETSGYLVDPKSAQAVLEVLAHLLGVKIDFKDLESRAEQMDKLAQQLRDLEKASQGPSDEDLKYIG is encoded by the coding sequence ATGAAGGACGTCGAGATAACGCAGTTCTCGAAGCCGAAAGTGCGAAACCCCATCCTCATCGAGGGGCTTCCCGGTGTGGGAAACGTCGGGAAACTCGCCGCCGACCATCTCATCTCCGAGTTGAAGGCGAAGAAGTTCGCCGAGATCACGTCCAAGTACTTCCCACCGCAGGTCTTGGTGCAACCGGACGGGACGATACGGCTCGTCAACAACGAGCTCTACTACTACACGGCGAAGGGAGCCGCTCGAAACGACCTCATCATACTCATCGGCGACTACCAGGGCCTCACGGCCGACGGCCAATACGCCTTGGCCGACGCGATCCTCTCGTACCTTGGACAATGGGGCGTCAAGGAGCTTTACACGCTCGGTGGATACGGCACCGGCCGGACACAGGAGAAACCGCGAGTCCTCGGTGCTGCCACGAGCAAGGAGCTCGTCAAGCAGATGAAAAAGTACGAGGTCGTGTTCAGGAAGAACGAGCCCGGCGGCGGCATCGTCGGCGCATCCGGCCTCCTTCTTGGCATGGGCATGCAGCGCGGCCTAGACGGTGTCTGCCTCATGGGCGAGACGAGCGGTTACCTCGTCGACCCGAAGAGCGCCCAGGCCGTCTTGGAAGTGCTCGCGCATCTTCTCGGCGTCAAGATCGATTTCAAAGACCTCGAATCGAGAGCCGAGCAGATGGACAAACTCGCACAACAGCTAAGGGACCTGGAGAAGGCGAGCCAGGGACCGAGCGATGAGGATCTGAAGTACATAGGGTAG
- a CDS encoding RNA-protein complex protein Nop10, which yields MTLNKCRKCGIYTMKPACPSCGGNTGKPGPAKYSPEDRFGKYRRQLRRLEEGK from the coding sequence ATGACCCTCAACAAGTGCCGCAAGTGCGGAATCTACACCATGAAACCCGCGTGCCCGTCGTGCGGCGGTAACACGGGAAAACCCGGCCCGGCAAAGTACTCGCCGGAGGACAGGTTCGGGAAATACCGGCGCCAACTGCGCCGTCTCGAGGAGGGGAAATAG